Part of the Muntiacus reevesi chromosome 8, mMunRee1.1, whole genome shotgun sequence genome is shown below.
GAATTCCACCGAACGGGGTGACGTGAGCGTGCGTGCGCGTGCGTTGCTACAGAACTTCCGCGGGCTTTCGATTAATCGGCCTGAAGTCGCGATGAGCCTAGCGCTCCGCAACCTGCAGCGGGCAGTGCCCCTGCGGCGCGCGCTGCTGCGCCAGAGGCTGCAGGCGGTGCGCGGGGCCCTGGGCGTGAAGGCCTTCGACCTGGGCGTTGTCTGCGTCGACAACCGGAAGATTCAGCAGATGAACAGGGTCTACCGAGAGCAAGACACCCCGACCGACGTACTCTCCTTCCCCTTTCACGAGGTAAAGGCTGCCCACCGGTTCACATCCGGCCTACCTTCCGCTGTGAATTCCGTTAATTACACCACAGACAGGATTGTCAGCGTTGCTCCGAAATTTTCAAATACACACGGAAGTAGGGAGTAAGATGTGACCGTCGCTACAGATCAGAGCCTATCGCTGAAGGAGGGAGGGTGATCCCCGCCCTCCTCGTAACAGTGAATTAAAGAGAAAGCGCTTCTGCAGTTTTAAGTGTGGTTCAGTAATGGATATGTACGGGttgaaaatgttaaataactctaaaaataaaaggacagaCTTGggcaaatattttaaacaaatatgtgCTGTCTATCAGATTATAAGgatttccctgtagctcaaacggtaaagaatctgcctgcgatgcaggagaccagggttccatccctgggtcgggaagatcccctggaggagggcacggcaaccctccagtattcttgcctgaagaatcccatggagcaaggagcctggtaggctacagtccatagggtcaaaaagagttggacacgactgagcaactagcacacgcATCAGGTTATTACCTATGTTATGTGAATGACTCATTCGAGACTTCCTGCATTGTTAGTGGCCACATAAATTGGGGCAGCCCTTTTGGAAAGCAGTCTGGCAATTTACCTGAAGTAAATTTTGATAGCTGTTTAATCCACTAGGATCACACTAGTGATAAATAGGAAGTAATTGAAAGGAAATAaattgaaagaggaaagagagttAAATGTTCAacatgtaatataaaaatatattaaagtgtCCATTTATTTTccgtaaaaagaaataaaaacatttgactGACTTAGTGTGAACAGCCCTCAGCTGAATGGACTGGTCTTTTATGTGGGAACATGTGATCAGTATCAAAACTGGGAGGAACAGAAATGTAAACCTGTATCAATGTGGTGATTTAGCTCCTAGATGTTTTGGAGCTGGGTAGCTGTGCATTAGGAaggatgaaagaaatggaaataattattttgacAGTGTGGGAACATCTTAAGTCAGTCCTGTGCAGTGTCTCTGCCACCGTCCCTGATTTGTCTGCCTTGGGACTAGCAACACCGGGTCTTTCAGGGTGAAACTTGTGGGCCTGTGGCCCGTTAGTGTTCTGAGGTCATGTTCTGCAAATGTGTATTTCCTCATTTTCAGAATCTGAAAGCAGGTGAAATCCCCCAGCCCGACTTTCCAGATGACTATAATTT
Proteins encoded:
- the YBEY gene encoding endoribonuclease YbeY — protein: MSLALRNLQRAVPLRRALLRQRLQAVRGALGVKAFDLGVVCVDNRKIQQMNRVYREQDTPTDVLSFPFHENLKAGEIPQPDFPDDYNLGDIFLGVEFILQQCKEDEDYYDILTVTATHGLCHLLGFTHSTEAEWQKMYQKEKQVLQELNKHMGTRLQPLSRGLF